From Treponema rectale, one genomic window encodes:
- a CDS encoding phosphatidylinositol-specific phospholipase C yields the protein MTLKKVLSCTAALLTAAAISLTAEDYTSANWMSQISDSTQLSAISIPGTHDSGATYESISGTAKCQSLGISDQLEAGIRYLDIRCRNYEDAFVIHHGSVYQHLNFDDVLTACRNFLSENPTETIIMSVKEEYDAYGNSKSFETVFLEYMNTYSNLFWTHSYIPAIGDVRGKIVLLRRFSAATWPLGLNASSGWGDNTTSTISYSNCTLRIQDSYKVGNNSNKWSAITSLFSEALSGSSSTMYLNYTSGYKSFLGIPNIPYVSNTINSKLSSYLSDASGRYGTVIMDFATADLAELVYETNF from the coding sequence ATGACATTAAAAAAAGTTTTGTCCTGTACAGCCGCACTGCTTACGGCAGCTGCAATTTCACTTACTGCAGAAGACTACACTTCTGCAAACTGGATGTCACAAATAAGTGACTCAACTCAACTGTCAGCCATTTCAATTCCGGGAACACATGATTCAGGAGCCACTTATGAAAGTATTTCCGGAACTGCTAAATGCCAGAGTCTTGGAATATCAGACCAGCTGGAAGCAGGCATACGTTACCTGGACATAAGATGCCGCAATTATGAAGATGCTTTTGTAATTCATCACGGTTCCGTGTACCAGCATTTAAACTTTGATGATGTACTTACTGCCTGCAGAAATTTCCTTTCTGAAAATCCTACAGAAACAATCATCATGTCCGTCAAGGAAGAATACGATGCTTACGGAAATTCTAAATCCTTTGAGACAGTTTTTCTTGAATATATGAACACTTATTCAAATCTGTTCTGGACCCACTCCTACATTCCTGCAATCGGTGACGTCAGGGGAAAAATCGTTCTCTTAAGAAGATTCAGTGCCGCAACCTGGCCTTTAGGACTTAATGCCTCAAGCGGCTGGGGAGACAACACAACCTCAACCATCAGCTATTCAAACTGCACGTTACGAATTCAGGACAGCTATAAAGTAGGAAACAACTCCAACAAATGGTCTGCGATTACTTCACTGTTTTCAGAAGCCCTGAGCGGTTCTTCTTCAACAATGTATCTTAACTACACAAGCGGATACAAATCCTTTTTAGGAATTCCAAACATTCCGTACGTTTCCAATACAATCAACAGCAAGCTTTCTTCATACCTTTCCGATGCATCAGGCCGCTACGGTACTGTAATTATGGATTTTGCAACGGCAGATCTGGCAGAACTTGTTTATGAAACAAATTTCTAG
- a CDS encoding TIGR01212 family radical SAM protein (This family includes YhcC from E. coli K-12, an uncharacterized radical SAM protein.) — MMRIKTVNEWLKEKYGTKVYRLSLTSGCTCPNRDGKISYGGCTFCSEGGSGDFATSDIDEAKKKVNGKFPKSIPENQRKYIAYFQSYSNTYGDPDRLYELYSSVLFRPEIVILSLGTRPDCIDDSVVGMLKKLSAIKPVWVELGLQTVHEETARRINRGYTLEVFEKAYRVLRNAGITVIVHVILGLPGESEDMMLDTVRYLSQLNPVLEGIKIQLLHVLKNTALEKEFRIKPFRIFTMEEYCHLVIKCLKILPSETVIHRMTGDGSKKLLVEPQWSGDKKKVINYLNNLIAKS, encoded by the coding sequence ATGATGAGAATAAAAACGGTTAATGAATGGCTGAAAGAAAAATACGGCACTAAGGTTTACAGACTGTCCCTAACATCCGGATGTACATGTCCTAACCGGGACGGAAAAATTTCTTACGGAGGATGTACTTTCTGTTCTGAAGGGGGAAGCGGAGACTTTGCAACAAGTGATATTGATGAAGCAAAGAAAAAAGTTAATGGAAAGTTTCCCAAATCCATTCCGGAAAATCAGAGAAAATATATTGCCTACTTTCAGTCCTATTCAAATACCTATGGGGATCCTGACCGGCTGTATGAACTTTATTCCTCAGTACTTTTTCGTCCTGAAATTGTAATTCTTTCTCTTGGCACCAGACCGGACTGCATTGATGATTCAGTTGTCGGAATGTTAAAAAAACTTTCTGCCATAAAACCTGTATGGGTTGAACTGGGATTGCAGACTGTGCATGAAGAAACTGCCCGACGCATTAACAGGGGATATACGCTGGAGGTTTTTGAAAAGGCTTACAGAGTTTTACGCAATGCGGGAATTACAGTCATTGTTCACGTAATATTAGGACTTCCCGGAGAAAGTGAGGACATGATGCTGGATACCGTCAGGTATCTTTCTCAGCTTAATCCCGTACTTGAGGGAATAAAAATACAGCTTCTTCATGTGCTGAAAAATACTGCGCTGGAAAAAGAATTCAGAATAAAGCCCTTTAGAATATTTACTATGGAAGAATACTGTCATCTTGTAATTAAATGCCTGAAAATTCTTCCTTCTGAAACTGTAATTCACAGAATGACTGGAGACGGCTCAAAAAAACTTCTTGTAGAACCTCAATGGAGCGGAGATAAAAAGAAAGTAATTAATTATCTTAATAATTTAATTGCTAAATCCTGA
- a CDS encoding NfeD family protein has protein sequence MIQYFVSHLYWFWLAVVIICTVTEALTFALTTIWPAIAALLMVFLSFTPVPFVWQLIVFLIITIVLIFFTRPFAVKKLKVGKEVTNVAAIIGQQVVAVDEISEFKKGSVKSSGGILWSAALENPDDESIPCGTICTVVSVEGNTVRVRPLN, from the coding sequence ATGATTCAATATTTTGTTTCCCATCTTTACTGGTTCTGGCTTGCTGTAGTAATTATATGTACCGTAACAGAAGCTTTAACTTTTGCACTGACTACCATATGGCCTGCAATTGCGGCTCTGCTTATGGTTTTTCTGTCGTTTACGCCTGTTCCTTTTGTCTGGCAGCTTATTGTTTTTTTGATTATCACCATCGTTCTGATTTTTTTTACCAGACCTTTTGCGGTAAAAAAGCTTAAAGTCGGAAAGGAAGTGACCAATGTTGCGGCAATCATCGGACAGCAGGTGGTTGCAGTTGATGAAATATCAGAATTTAAAAAGGGCAGCGTAAAATCTTCCGGGGGAATCCTGTGGAGTGCTGCCCTGGAAAATCCCGATGACGAAAGCATTCCCTGCGGCACGATATGTACTGTCGTTTCTGTAGAAGGAAATACAGTACGGGTCAGGCCACTTAATTAA
- a CDS encoding SH3 domain-containing protein, translating into MKKVVFLIAVFLFAGVSLSFAGKADFYTADGSLSEGMFVNSPEGLKIRSAPNLKADRISGLRYGYYVLIRELGEEVVIDGITAPWVKVALPQTEWKDYETEEDGWVFGGYLQKNNPLSYGEIFELSKTEEYIDLPYFPDEEGMNYKDEYSDKWQKTDLFNTRYTACLENFCCYDAPRVSGVVAEDCLGYCPPVAASICGCVFFLKAETPVELEHVVSYGIANEESEFPGLLYPVYEGVYFDDEGSRCLCYIRGIDFVSNDDISTVHDKNGNEIHLYVQKALKDINFDSYGLSMEEVSRDLNSSDTYESANIAQSAAYRITQIRYVDAEGNSKRVGINSSEVNFSLAYPLNFKKPVPFIIESRIRGVYKTRIYSLKVNESDVETIPVCEYECSVRDARTGAGDYHYFTPKGIVVCDVMGEDGEQGYYFYAQKSSASYKFEDGVYNSGTPGGNKKVKKVGQFCNPICLLPMHQSPDSGSLTLCLLNPGTLLKIEEVGEKTVIDGLVSCWVKVSPVNDDYSSEGDLIQNVFPAESTSAWVFGAWLE; encoded by the coding sequence ATGAAAAAAGTTGTTTTTTTAATCGCCGTATTTTTATTTGCAGGCGTTTCCTTATCTTTTGCCGGTAAAGCGGATTTTTATACTGCAGACGGAAGCCTTTCTGAAGGCATGTTTGTTAATTCGCCGGAAGGACTAAAAATCAGATCCGCTCCGAATTTAAAGGCTGACCGTATAAGCGGATTGAGATACGGGTATTATGTTCTTATACGTGAACTTGGTGAAGAAGTTGTCATAGACGGAATAACTGCTCCCTGGGTTAAAGTTGCCCTTCCTCAGACAGAATGGAAGGATTATGAAACGGAAGAAGATGGCTGGGTCTTCGGAGGATACCTTCAGAAAAATAATCCTCTTTCTTATGGAGAAATATTTGAGCTTTCTAAAACTGAAGAATATATAGACCTGCCATATTTTCCTGATGAAGAAGGAATGAATTATAAGGATGAATATAGCGATAAATGGCAGAAAACGGATCTGTTTAATACCCGTTATACAGCCTGTCTTGAGAACTTCTGCTGCTATGATGCTCCCAGAGTATCAGGGGTTGTAGCAGAAGACTGTCTTGGTTATTGTCCTCCTGTGGCAGCTTCAATCTGCGGCTGTGTTTTCTTTTTGAAAGCAGAAACTCCCGTCGAACTTGAACATGTGGTAAGTTATGGTATTGCAAATGAAGAATCAGAATTCCCGGGGCTTCTTTATCCGGTTTATGAAGGAGTCTATTTCGATGATGAAGGCTCCAGGTGTTTATGTTACATCCGCGGAATTGATTTTGTTTCTAATGATGATATTTCTACAGTTCATGATAAAAACGGAAATGAAATCCATCTTTATGTACAGAAAGCATTGAAAGACATTAATTTTGATTCCTATGGTCTTTCCATGGAGGAAGTCAGCAGGGACCTTAATTCAAGTGATACTTATGAATCTGCAAATATTGCTCAGTCTGCTGCATACCGGATTACTCAGATACGTTATGTGGATGCAGAAGGCAATTCCAAAAGGGTAGGAATCAATTCTTCTGAAGTTAATTTTAGTCTTGCTTATCCCCTTAACTTTAAGAAGCCGGTTCCTTTTATTATTGAAAGCAGAATCAGGGGAGTCTATAAAACAAGAATTTACAGCTTGAAAGTGAATGAATCGGATGTAGAGACTATCCCTGTATGTGAGTATGAATGCAGCGTCAGGGATGCAAGAACCGGTGCCGGAGACTATCATTATTTTACTCCAAAGGGAATCGTGGTCTGTGATGTTATGGGGGAAGATGGTGAACAGGGGTATTATTTTTATGCTCAGAAAAGTTCTGCTTCCTATAAGTTTGAGGATGGAGTCTACAATTCTGGAACTCCCGGAGGAAATAAGAAAGTTAAAAAGGTCGGACAGTTCTGCAATCCTATATGCCTGCTTCCGATGCATCAGTCTCCGGATTCTGGATCTTTGACATTATGTCTGCTGAATCCCGGAACGTTATTAAAAATAGAAGAAGTTGGAGAGAAAACTGTAATTGACGGTCTTGTTTCCTGCTGGGTAAAAGTTTCTCCTGTTAATGATGACTATTCCTCTGAAGGGGATCTTATTCAAAATGTTTTTCCTGCTGAATCAACTTCTGCCTGGGTTTTTGGAGCCTGGCTTGAATGA
- a CDS encoding SPFH domain-containing protein, translating into MPYVLIAVLFVVLVLILSNVRVIPQSHAVIIERLGGYNSTWGVGIHVKVPFIDRMSSMISLKEKVLDFPPQPVITKDNVTMMIDTVVYFQITDPKLYMYGVEKPINALENLSATTLRNIIGELELDQTLTSRDVINTKMRSILDEATDPWGIKVNRVEVKNIIPPEAIKEAMEKQMRAERERREQILIAEGHKQSAILEAEGKKQAMILEAEAEKEAAINRAKGQAQSILEVQNATAKGLQLIKQAGVDESVIKLRSLEALEKVADGKATKIIVPSDIQNLAGLVTSVSELAGSK; encoded by the coding sequence ATGCCTTATGTTTTGATTGCAGTTCTTTTTGTAGTTCTGGTTTTGATTTTATCCAATGTTCGGGTAATACCACAGTCTCATGCCGTTATAATTGAACGTCTTGGCGGCTACAATTCAACCTGGGGAGTCGGCATTCATGTAAAGGTTCCTTTTATAGACCGCATGTCTTCAATGATTTCTTTAAAAGAAAAGGTTCTGGATTTTCCCCCTCAGCCGGTAATTACAAAAGACAACGTAACGATGATGATTGATACCGTGGTTTATTTTCAGATTACGGATCCGAAACTTTACATGTATGGTGTGGAAAAACCTATCAATGCCCTTGAAAATTTAAGTGCTACGACACTCCGCAATATCATCGGTGAACTGGAACTTGACCAGACTCTTACCAGCCGTGATGTAATTAATACAAAAATGCGCAGCATTCTTGATGAGGCAACGGATCCATGGGGAATAAAAGTTAACCGTGTGGAAGTAAAGAATATTATTCCTCCAGAAGCAATAAAAGAAGCCATGGAAAAGCAGATGCGTGCTGAACGTGAACGCCGTGAGCAGATTCTTATTGCGGAAGGTCATAAGCAGAGTGCGATTCTTGAGGCTGAAGGAAAAAAACAGGCAATGATTCTTGAAGCAGAAGCAGAGAAGGAAGCTGCCATTAACAGGGCAAAGGGGCAGGCTCAGTCCATCCTGGAAGTTCAGAATGCAACTGCCAAAGGTCTTCAGCTTATAAAGCAGGCCGGAGTTGATGAAAGTGTAATAAAACTCAGGAGTCTTGAGGCTCTTGAAAAAGTAGCAGACGGAAAGGCTACAAAGATAATAGTTCCTTCTGATATTCAGAATCTTGCAGGGCTGGTAACTTCCGTGTCTGAACTGGCCGGTTCAAAGTAA
- the gap gene encoding type I glyceraldehyde-3-phosphate dehydrogenase, translating to MAVRVAINGFGRIGRLAFRQMFEADGYEVVAINDLTSPKMLAHLLKYDTAQGGFMGRIGEGKHTVSATEDSIIVDGKEIKISAEKDAANCPWAANKVDVVLECTGFYTSKEKAAAHITAGAKKVVISAPAGNDLPTIVYNVNHKTLTKNDNIISAASCTTNCLAPMAKALNDYAPIASGIMSTIHAYTGDQMILDGPQRKGDLRRSRAGAQNIVPNSTGAAKAIGLVIPELNGKLIGSAQRVPTPTGSTTILTAVVKGKDVTKEGINAAMKAAATESFGYNEDEIVSSDVIGMKFGSLFDATQTMVSKIDDDTYQVQVVSWYDNENSYTSQMVRTIKYFAENC from the coding sequence ATGGCAGTAAGAGTTGCTATTAATGGATTTGGCCGTATTGGTCGTTTGGCTTTCCGTCAGATGTTCGAAGCTGATGGTTATGAAGTTGTTGCTATCAACGATTTGACAAGCCCAAAAATGCTTGCTCACCTTTTGAAGTATGATACAGCACAGGGCGGATTCATGGGCCGCATCGGTGAAGGAAAACACACTGTATCAGCTACTGAAGATTCAATCATCGTAGACGGAAAAGAAATCAAAATTTCTGCAGAAAAAGATGCAGCTAACTGTCCTTGGGCAGCTAACAAAGTAGACGTAGTTCTTGAATGTACAGGTTTCTATACATCAAAAGAAAAGGCTGCTGCTCACATCACAGCAGGTGCTAAGAAAGTTGTAATTTCAGCTCCAGCTGGAAACGACCTTCCAACAATCGTTTACAACGTAAACCACAAGACTCTTACAAAGAATGACAATATCATCTCTGCAGCTTCTTGTACAACAAACTGTCTTGCTCCAATGGCTAAGGCTCTTAATGACTATGCACCAATCGCTTCTGGTATCATGTCTACAATCCATGCTTACACTGGTGATCAGATGATTCTTGACGGTCCACAGCGCAAGGGTGACCTCCGCCGTTCACGTGCAGGTGCACAGAACATCGTTCCTAACTCAACAGGTGCTGCAAAGGCTATCGGTCTTGTAATTCCTGAATTGAACGGAAAACTTATCGGTTCTGCTCAGCGTGTTCCAACACCTACAGGATCAACAACAATCCTTACAGCAGTTGTAAAGGGTAAAGATGTAACAAAGGAAGGAATCAATGCTGCAATGAAAGCTGCTGCAACTGAATCTTTCGGTTACAACGAAGATGAAATCGTTTCTTCTGATGTTATCGGAATGAAATTCGGTTCACTCTTTGATGCTACACAGACAATGGTATCTAAGATTGATGATGATACATATCAGGTACAGGTTGTTTCTTGGTATGACAACGAAAACTCTTATACATCACAGATGGTAAGAACAATTAAGTACTTCGCTGAAAACTGCTAA
- a CDS encoding AMP-binding protein, whose product MNLLSEFIKDYHEYKNYDDMVENYKLNIPANFNFSYDVIDRYAELAPEKRALVWCNDENEEKFFNFKEISRDSQRTAHFLTKHGIKKGDVVMLILRRRYEFWWLLPALHRIGAIAVPATNQLLKHDIVYRCNAAEIKMIISFDDGNVMKQIEEAMPESKSVKELISVKGSREGWIDFHKELDSLPEECNVFERPQGENATKNDDTMLMYFTSGTSGYPKMVLHDFTYPLGHIATAKFWQNVMDDGLHISVAETGWAKAVWGKIYGQWISGTAVFVYDMVSFAPDLFFKKIAHYKVTTFCAPPTAYRFLIRQDLSKYDLSNLKYCVTAGEAMNSEVYNKFLEKTGIKIYEGYGQTESAILAGTFPGMEVKPGSMGKSAPGYDVQIINHDGKKCQPLECGSIVINLKNGKPAGLLKGYYKNEEQTKKALSGEWYDTGDTAYYDDDGYIWFVGRNDDLIKSAGYRISPFEVESVLQQHPSVLECAVTGITDPKRGQAVKATIVLTKGYTAGKELEIELKTFATEHLALYKIPRLIEFVEELPKTISGKIRRVEIRQKDN is encoded by the coding sequence ATGAATCTTTTGTCAGAATTTATAAAAGACTATCATGAATACAAAAACTACGATGACATGGTAGAAAACTACAAACTTAATATTCCTGCAAACTTTAACTTTTCATACGACGTTATTGACCGCTATGCAGAGCTGGCTCCAGAAAAAAGAGCGCTCGTCTGGTGCAATGACGAAAATGAAGAAAAATTCTTTAATTTCAAAGAGATTTCCAGAGACTCACAGAGAACAGCTCACTTTCTTACAAAACACGGAATCAAAAAAGGCGATGTCGTAATGCTCATTTTAAGACGCCGCTATGAATTCTGGTGGCTTCTTCCTGCCCTTCACAGAATCGGAGCAATTGCAGTACCTGCAACAAACCAGCTCCTCAAGCACGACATTGTTTACCGCTGTAACGCCGCAGAAATTAAAATGATTATTTCTTTTGACGACGGCAACGTAATGAAACAGATTGAAGAAGCAATGCCTGAAAGTAAATCCGTAAAAGAACTTATATCGGTAAAAGGAAGCCGGGAAGGATGGATTGACTTCCACAAAGAACTTGATTCTCTTCCTGAAGAATGCAATGTATTTGAACGTCCCCAGGGTGAAAATGCAACAAAAAATGATGACACTATGCTTATGTATTTTACCAGCGGAACCTCAGGCTATCCAAAGATGGTTCTCCATGACTTTACCTATCCTCTGGGTCATATTGCCACTGCAAAATTCTGGCAGAACGTAATGGATGACGGTCTTCATATTTCTGTAGCAGAAACAGGATGGGCAAAAGCTGTCTGGGGAAAAATCTACGGACAGTGGATTTCAGGAACTGCAGTCTTTGTTTACGACATGGTATCTTTTGCACCGGATCTTTTCTTCAAGAAAATCGCACACTATAAGGTAACAACATTCTGTGCTCCTCCTACAGCCTACCGCTTTTTAATCAGACAGGATCTTTCTAAATACGACCTTTCAAACCTTAAATACTGCGTTACTGCCGGAGAAGCAATGAACAGTGAAGTATACAACAAGTTCCTTGAAAAAACAGGAATCAAAATATACGAAGGCTACGGTCAGACAGAAAGTGCAATTCTTGCAGGAACATTCCCGGGCATGGAAGTAAAACCTGGTTCCATGGGAAAGAGTGCTCCAGGCTACGATGTTCAGATAATCAATCACGACGGAAAAAAATGTCAGCCTCTTGAATGCGGAAGCATAGTAATCAACCTTAAAAACGGCAAACCTGCAGGACTTCTTAAGGGATACTATAAAAATGAAGAGCAGACAAAAAAAGCCCTTTCAGGTGAATGGTATGACACAGGTGATACGGCATATTATGATGATGACGGATACATCTGGTTTGTCGGAAGAAACGACGATCTTATAAAAAGCGCCGGTTACCGTATCAGTCCTTTTGAAGTAGAAAGCGTCCTTCAGCAGCATCCTTCCGTACTTGAATGTGCCGTAACAGGAATCACAGATCCTAAACGCGGACAGGCAGTAAAGGCAACTATCGTACTCACAAAAGGATACACCGCAGGCAAAGAGCTCGAAATCGAATTAAAGACCTTTGCAACGGAACATCTGGCACTTTATAAAATTCCACGTCTTATTGAATTTGTAGAAGAACTTCCAAAAACAATCAGTGGAAAAATCCGCCGCGTAGAAATACGTCAGAAAGATAATTAA
- a CDS encoding family 43 glycosylhydrolase gives MKKIFLILLACCSVHLYAQNSVKNGQTLYDTDGNVLHAHGGYILKSGDTWYWYGENRTENNYVSCYASKDLVNWEFRNNILTTDSPAEKTRVRADLKLFNAEDNKKVNIERPKVVYNESTGKYVMWAHYENGHDYSKAAIAVASCDTPDGNFVYHGSFNPYGQMSRDCTLFQDEGKTYFASAARNNADMHVYLLQSDFLNIEKEVGVWWNGEYREAPAFVRVGKKLYCFNSGCTGWDPNQGQYAWSSGIEEGFGMLSNIGDETTYHSQPAFILTLKGTKKTSYIYVGDRWNGKSYHESTYTWYPIQFNKDGTAELIYCDELEINAKTGEVKPVVYKK, from the coding sequence ATGAAAAAGATTTTTCTAATTTTACTTGCATGCTGTTCAGTACATTTATATGCGCAGAACAGTGTAAAAAACGGTCAGACGCTGTATGACACTGACGGTAACGTCCTTCATGCTCACGGCGGTTATATCCTGAAAAGCGGTGACACCTGGTACTGGTACGGAGAAAACCGTACTGAGAATAATTACGTCAGCTGCTATGCTTCAAAGGACCTTGTAAACTGGGAGTTCCGCAACAATATTCTTACAACGGATTCTCCTGCAGAAAAAACACGTGTCCGTGCAGACCTTAAGCTGTTCAATGCAGAGGACAATAAGAAAGTAAACATTGAGCGTCCGAAAGTTGTTTATAATGAATCAACAGGAAAGTACGTTATGTGGGCTCATTATGAAAACGGTCATGATTATTCAAAGGCCGCCATCGCCGTAGCCAGCTGTGATACTCCTGACGGAAATTTTGTTTATCACGGAAGCTTTAATCCTTACGGTCAGATGTCCAGAGACTGTACTTTGTTTCAGGATGAAGGAAAAACTTATTTTGCATCTGCTGCCAGAAATAATGCCGACATGCATGTTTATCTTCTGCAGTCTGATTTTCTTAACATTGAAAAGGAAGTCGGCGTATGGTGGAACGGGGAATACCGCGAGGCTCCTGCTTTTGTAAGGGTAGGAAAAAAACTTTACTGTTTTAATTCCGGCTGTACAGGATGGGATCCTAATCAGGGCCAGTATGCCTGGTCTTCAGGAATTGAAGAAGGTTTCGGAATGCTCAGCAATATTGGCGATGAAACTACTTATCATTCACAGCCTGCCTTTATTCTGACATTAAAGGGAACTAAAAAGACTTCATATATTTATGTTGGTGACCGCTGGAACGGAAAGAGCTATCATGAATCTACATATACCTGGTATCCGATTCAGTTTAACAAAGACGGAACTGCAGAACTTATTTATTGCGATGAACTTGAAATCAACGCAAAGACAGGTGAAGTAAAACCTGTTGTATACAAAAAATAA
- a CDS encoding chorismate-binding protein, with amino-acid sequence MTRSDSIYFSLPCDRYTPLSLARKTGAAAILESASFARGRERYSILLLEPAFKIIQDDEGVAFLIDGRRLPFRKKNETGETVAPGSRAIHIPDILDALVYVAGQNDMSIVHDEEGKEIHNSIPVPSSGLGYLSYEFAARCDTINMAAQTDELHIPESEFVAGHIYVVFDHFTERLHVFALNYNEHQIDLEKAVSDLKKRLNDMDFSYLSAPEDPCPVRIITNLEQSEREYKEKVEAIKKEIIAGNLLQAVPSRRLQIECDNSALEIYRRLRAVNPSPYLFYIDFGDHQLIGSSPESLVRVREGIASIRPIAGTRRRGKTSAEDEELKNELLNDPKERAEHLMLVDLARNDLGRVCTNGSVEVTRFMEVEQFSHVMHIVSDVQGKVSPQFKPIQVLRSAFPAGTVSGAPKISAIQILSRIEKTKRRFYAGAVGYIQSNGDLDFCIAIRCALKQQKVWSLQAGGGIVYDSNPDREWTETCEKLGALQSVFNS; translated from the coding sequence ATGACACGTTCAGATTCAATATATTTTTCACTTCCATGTGACAGATACACCCCCCTGAGCCTTGCCAGAAAAACAGGTGCAGCCGCAATACTTGAAAGCGCAAGTTTCGCAAGAGGAAGGGAAAGGTATTCAATTCTTCTTTTAGAGCCGGCCTTTAAAATCATTCAGGATGATGAAGGCGTTGCTTTTCTGATTGACGGCAGGAGACTTCCGTTTAGAAAAAAGAATGAAACCGGAGAAACCGTTGCTCCCGGAAGCCGTGCAATTCATATCCCGGATATTCTTGATGCCCTCGTGTACGTTGCCGGTCAGAATGACATGAGTATTGTTCATGACGAAGAAGGAAAGGAAATTCACAATTCAATTCCTGTACCTTCCAGCGGTCTGGGATATTTAAGTTATGAGTTTGCTGCAAGATGTGACACGATTAACATGGCTGCTCAGACTGATGAACTTCACATTCCTGAGAGTGAATTTGTTGCAGGCCATATTTATGTTGTTTTTGATCATTTTACGGAACGCCTTCATGTTTTTGCCCTTAACTATAATGAACATCAGATAGATCTTGAAAAAGCTGTCAGTGATTTGAAAAAACGCCTGAACGATATGGACTTTTCTTATCTTTCTGCTCCGGAAGATCCATGTCCCGTGCGGATTATTACTAACCTTGAACAGAGCGAACGGGAATATAAAGAAAAGGTGGAAGCCATAAAGAAAGAAATTATTGCAGGTAATCTGCTTCAGGCTGTTCCGAGCCGCAGGCTTCAGATTGAATGCGATAATTCTGCCCTTGAGATTTACAGACGCCTTCGTGCCGTTAATCCGAGCCCTTATCTGTTTTATATTGATTTTGGAGATCATCAGCTTATAGGATCTTCTCCGGAAAGCCTCGTGCGGGTCAGGGAAGGAATTGCTTCAATACGTCCGATTGCAGGAACCCGCCGCCGTGGAAAAACTTCCGCAGAAGATGAGGAACTTAAAAATGAACTGCTTAATGATCCGAAAGAGAGGGCTGAGCATTTGATGCTGGTGGATCTTGCCCGCAATGATCTTGGCCGGGTATGTACAAACGGAAGTGTTGAAGTTACCCGCTTTATGGAAGTAGAGCAGTTCAGTCATGTAATGCACATAGTAAGTGATGTTCAGGGAAAAGTTTCTCCGCAGTTTAAACCTATACAGGTTCTGCGTTCTGCATTTCCTGCGGGAACTGTAAGCGGTGCTCCAAAAATCAGTGCCATTCAGATTTTAAGCCGCATAGAAAAAACAAAGCGCCGCTTTTATGCAGGTGCTGTAGGTTACATTCAGTCTAACGGAGACCTGGATTTCTGCATTGCAATTCGCTGTGCCTTGAAGCAGCAGAAGGTATGGAGCCTTCAGGCAGGGGGAGGAATTGTTTATGATTCAAATCCTGACCGTGAATGGACAGAAACCTGCGAAAAACTCGGTGCGCTGCAGTCTGTATTTAATTCGTAA
- a CDS encoding GNAT family N-acetyltransferase, translating to MIKIVKADAKADIEELMSIRLEMLRIVNGMSDTECFDETLVSCSREYFLNGNQTTVLAKDEGRVIGCASISYITVMPTYDHPTGKRAHLMNVYTNIAYRRQGIAGKMIRLLIDEAKKLGCTEISLDATKEGKPLYENLGFTANDAGMIMELKVRWLI from the coding sequence ATGATAAAGATTGTAAAAGCAGATGCTAAGGCTGACATTGAAGAACTCATGTCCATACGTTTGGAAATGCTGCGGATTGTAAACGGAATGAGTGATACGGAATGTTTTGATGAAACTCTGGTTTCATGTTCACGGGAATATTTTCTTAACGGAAATCAGACCACTGTTCTGGCAAAGGATGAGGGCAGGGTAATCGGTTGTGCTTCCATAAGCTACATTACGGTTATGCCTACCTATGATCATCCCACAGGAAAACGAGCTCACCTTATGAATGTCTATACAAACATAGCTTACAGGCGGCAGGGAATTGCAGGAAAAATGATTCGCCTGCTTATAGACGAGGCAAAAAAACTTGGATGTACTGAAATCAGTCTTGATGCAACAAAAGAAGGAAAGCCGCTTTATGAAAATCTTGGATTCACTGCAAACGATGCCGGAATGATTATGGAACTTAAAGTCAGATGGTTAATTTGA